GGCAAGGTCCTCTCCGGCACCGGCAACCGCGCGGTCGTGCTGCTCAACCGCACCTCCACCACGCAGAACATGACCGTCCGCTGGTCCGACCTCGGCCTGACGAACGCGGCGGCGACGGTCCGTGACCTGTGGACCCGTACGAACGTCGGTACGCCCGGCACGAGTTACACCACCAGCGTCCCGGCGGGCACCTCGGTCATGCTCACCGTCAAGGGCGGCACCGAGCAGTCGGCGAGCACCTACAACGGCACGTCGAGCTTCTCCGGCGTGGTCGCCGGGAACACCGGCCTGAAGACGGTCGACGTCTCCTACACCAACAACACCTCCGCCGCCCGGGTCGCCACCCTCACGGTCAACGGCCAGACCCCCACCAAGGTCTCCTTCCCGCCGACCGGCTCCAGCCCCGGCAACATCTCCGTGCAGGTCGGCCTGACCAAGGGCTCCGCCAACACGATCGCCTTCTCCGGCGCGCCCACCCTCGAAGGCATCGTCGTACGGCCGCTGCCCGGCACCAACGCCACACTCGTCACCGGGACGCAGTCCGGCCGGTGCGCGGACATCAACGACAACTCCATCACCAACGGCACCGACGCCCAGCTGTGGGACTGCGGCGGCGGCCTGAACCAGCAGTGGGCCTACAACTCCGCCCGCAAGGAGCTGGTGGTGTACGGCAACAAGTGCCTCGACGCCTGGAACCGCGGCACGACCAACGGCACCCGCGTCGTCATCTGGGACTGCCACGGCGGCACCAACCAGAAGTGGGACGTCAACAGCGACGGCACGATCACGAACGTCAACTCCGGACTGTGCCTCGACGCCTTCGGAGCGGCCACCGCCAACGGCACGAAGCTCGTGCTGTGGGCCTGCAACGGCCAGAACAACCAGAAGTGGAGCCTGACATGAGCGAGATGAGCGACATGAACGGCGGGCCCGGCCTCTCCCGCCGCATGTTCCTCGGCACGGCGGCGACCGTGCCGCTGGCCGCGACCGGCGTGCTCACCCTCGGCGCCGGCACCGCCCACGCCGCCGACTCCGCTTACGCGATGGTCTACTTCACCGAGTCCACCACCATGCTGGAGGCGGACTACGGCCTCCACCTCGCCGTCAGCCAGGACGGTCTGAACTGGACCCCGCTGAACCAGAACGCGCCCCTGGTCACCCCGACCCAGGGCGCCGGCGGCCTGCGCGACCCGTTCCTGATGCGCAAGCAGGACGGTACGTTCGTCGTCCTGGCGACGGACCTCAAGGGCACCGACTGGAACTACAACAGCACGTACATCCACGTCTGGGACTCCGCCGACCTGCGGACCTTCACCGGCTACCGGCGGCTGAAGCTCCACGACATGACCAACACCCACAGCTGGGCGCCGGAGGCCTACTGGGACGCCTCACGCAGCCAGTACGGCATCCTCTACTCCTCGGTGAACAGCAGCGGCCACAACGTGATCATGGTCAGCTACACCACCGACTTCGTCACGTCGACGAGCCCCCAGGTCTTCTTCGACCCCGGCTACGACATCATCGACGGCAACCTCACCATCGGTGTCAACGGCGTCAACTACCTCTACTACAAGCGCAACCAGCAACTGGTGGGCGCGCGGTCGACGTCCCTCACCCCGGGCAGCTTCACGCCGTTCAGCACGCCTGTCGCGCAAGGGGGCACCGAGGCCCCCACGGTGGTGAAGTCCCTGACGTCCTCCGCCTGGTACCTCTGGGGGGACACGTACACCCCCAACGGAGTCTTCTACGTCTGGCAGTCCAACGACCTCGCCTCCGGCACCTGGACGGCCCTCGACCAGAAGCTCTACACCCAGCCGCTCAACTCCAAGCACTGCGGCATCCACCCGATCACGTCGACGGAGTACACCAACCTGCTGGCCAAGTGGGGCGCCCCCACGTGGAACCGCCTCAAGTCGTACAACTACCCGTCCCGCTACGTCCGCCACAGCGGCTTCGTGGGCCGCATCGACGAGTACCCCTTCGACCCGTTCCCGGACTCCCAGTGGAAGCTGGTCCCGGGCCTGGCGGACTCCTCGGCGGTCTCCTTCCAGTCGGTGAACTACCCGACCCGCTACCTCCGCCACTACAGCTACGCCCTCCGCCTGGACGCGAACGACGGCACGTCGACGTTCGCCGCGG
The DNA window shown above is from Streptomyces akebiae and carries:
- a CDS encoding glycoside hydrolase family 43 protein, which produces MNGGPGLSRRMFLGTAATVPLAATGVLTLGAGTAHAADSAYAMVYFTESTTMLEADYGLHLAVSQDGLNWTPLNQNAPLVTPTQGAGGLRDPFLMRKQDGTFVVLATDLKGTDWNYNSTYIHVWDSADLRTFTGYRRLKLHDMTNTHSWAPEAYWDASRSQYGILYSSVNSSGHNVIMVSYTTDFVTSTSPQVFFDPGYDIIDGNLTIGVNGVNYLYYKRNQQLVGARSTSLTPGSFTPFSTPVAQGGTEAPTVVKSLTSSAWYLWGDTYTPNGVFYVWQSNDLASGTWTALDQKLYTQPLNSKHCGIHPITSTEYTNLLAKWGAPTWNRLKSYNYPSRYVRHSGFVGRIDEYPFDPFPDSQWKLVPGLADSSAVSFQSVNYPTRYLRHYSYALRLDANDGTSTFAADATFTRVAGLADSTWSSFRSYNNPTRYIRHSGYLLRIDPISTATERADATFRVGY